From the candidate division KSB1 bacterium genome, one window contains:
- a CDS encoding 6-phosphofructokinase has protein sequence MLRNGRKRIGVLTGGGDCPGLNAVIRGVAKASMSLYNMEVIGIEDGYEGLIERRVIPLDWEKVSGILTQGGTILGTSNRANPFRWPVKKDGGEIEFADVSDQVVEYVDELGLDALVCIGGDGTMAIARQLSQKGVRIVGVPKTIDNDIWGTDITFGFDSALQTATEAIDKIHTTAMSHHRVMVVEVMGRYAGWLALESGIAGGGDVILIPEIPYRIEKVCEYVAERSKRGKRFSIVVVAEGARPEGGDLVVQRVVKDSTDPIRLGGIGHVVARQIEEMTGLETRVTVLGHLQRGGTPSAFDRILSTRFGVKAAELCYDGVAGVMVAVKGNDIVTVPLCDVGGKTRKVDPNHPLLAVARGVGTCLGD, from the coding sequence ATGTTACGGAACGGCAGGAAGCGAATCGGTGTCCTCACCGGCGGCGGGGATTGTCCGGGGCTGAACGCGGTCATCCGGGGGGTGGCAAAGGCCTCCATGAGCCTCTACAACATGGAAGTGATCGGCATCGAGGACGGTTACGAGGGACTAATCGAGCGCCGGGTAATTCCCCTGGATTGGGAAAAGGTTTCGGGCATCCTGACCCAAGGGGGCACGATCCTGGGTACATCCAACCGCGCCAATCCCTTCCGCTGGCCGGTCAAGAAGGACGGCGGCGAAATCGAATTCGCCGACGTGTCAGACCAGGTGGTCGAATACGTAGATGAGCTCGGACTTGACGCCCTGGTTTGTATCGGCGGCGACGGGACGATGGCCATTGCCCGCCAGCTTAGCCAGAAGGGTGTGCGCATTGTGGGCGTGCCCAAGACCATCGATAATGATATTTGGGGGACGGACATCACTTTCGGGTTCGACTCCGCCCTGCAGACGGCCACCGAGGCCATCGACAAGATCCACACCACGGCCATGTCCCACCACCGGGTAATGGTCGTAGAGGTGATGGGCCGGTACGCCGGATGGTTGGCTCTGGAGTCAGGAATCGCCGGCGGCGGAGACGTGATCCTGATTCCCGAGATCCCTTATCGGATCGAGAAGGTGTGCGAGTACGTGGCCGAGCGCAGTAAGCGTGGAAAGCGCTTCAGCATCGTAGTCGTGGCAGAGGGAGCGCGTCCAGAGGGGGGAGACCTTGTGGTTCAAAGGGTGGTAAAGGATAGTACGGATCCTATCCGCCTCGGCGGCATCGGCCATGTGGTGGCGCGCCAAATCGAGGAGATGACCGGCCTTGAGACGCGCGTGACGGTCCTCGGGCACCTGCAGAGAGGTGGTACTCCTTCCGCCTTTGACCGCATCCTCTCCACGCGTTTCGGGGTGAAGGCGGCAGAGTTGTGCTACGATGGTGTTGCCGGGGTGATGGTGGCCGTCAAGGGGAACGATATCGTCACCGTACCCCTCTGCGACGTGGGGGGCAAGACACGGAAGGTCGATCCTAACCACCCGCTCTTGGCTGTGGCCAGGGGTGTGGGTACCTGCCTCGGGGATTAG
- a CDS encoding glycine--tRNA ligase, whose translation MGDRQSNLMDKIVSLCRRRGFIFQSSEIYGGLDSCYDYGPLGVELKRNVKEAWWRAMVRERDDIVGLDAAILMHPKVWEASGHVEGFTDPLVDCKQCKRRFRADEVEGTRCPVCGGELTEARQFNLMFKTFMGPVEDEASVVYLRPETAQGIYVNFLNVLNTTRLKIPFGIAQIGKAFRNEITPRNFIFRTREFEQMEMQFFVKPGTDQEWFEYWRQRRMQWYVDLGIRPSKLRFHQHGKDELAHYAAAAYDIQYEFPFGWRELEGIHNRTDFDLSRHMQYSGKDQRYFDDVTRERYIPYIIETSAGADRTVLTVLADAYDEEEVEGETRVLLRLHPKLAPIKIGVFPLVKRDGMPEVARKIEKELRRYWMVFYDESGAIGRRYRRQDEIGTPFCVTVDSQTLQDQTVTVRERDSMRQERVHMDRLVEYFRQKLD comes from the coding sequence ATGGGCGACAGGCAGAGTAACCTGATGGACAAGATCGTGTCTCTGTGCCGCCGGCGCGGCTTCATCTTCCAGTCGAGCGAGATCTACGGCGGATTGGACAGCTGCTACGACTACGGGCCTCTGGGCGTTGAGCTCAAGCGCAACGTCAAGGAGGCCTGGTGGCGGGCCATGGTCCGAGAACGGGACGACATCGTCGGCCTCGACGCCGCCATCTTGATGCACCCGAAAGTGTGGGAGGCCTCGGGACACGTCGAGGGCTTCACCGACCCTCTGGTCGACTGCAAGCAGTGCAAACGCCGCTTCCGTGCGGACGAGGTGGAAGGAACCCGTTGCCCCGTCTGCGGAGGTGAACTGACGGAGGCACGCCAGTTCAATCTCATGTTCAAGACCTTTATGGGTCCAGTCGAAGACGAAGCCAGTGTCGTCTATCTGCGGCCGGAGACAGCCCAGGGGATCTACGTCAACTTCCTGAACGTGCTGAACACGACGCGACTCAAGATTCCCTTTGGGATAGCCCAAATTGGCAAAGCCTTCCGGAACGAGATCACCCCGCGCAACTTCATCTTTCGAACGCGCGAATTCGAGCAGATGGAGATGCAATTCTTCGTCAAGCCAGGTACAGACCAGGAGTGGTTCGAGTACTGGCGGCAGAGGCGAATGCAGTGGTATGTCGACTTAGGAATCCGGCCGTCCAAACTCCGCTTCCACCAGCACGGAAAGGATGAGCTAGCCCATTACGCGGCCGCCGCGTACGACATCCAGTACGAATTCCCCTTCGGTTGGCGCGAGCTGGAGGGCATCCACAATCGAACCGACTTCGATCTCTCGCGCCATATGCAGTACTCAGGCAAGGATCAGCGCTACTTCGACGATGTTACGCGCGAGAGGTACATCCCGTACATTATCGAGACCTCGGCGGGGGCCGACCGCACCGTCCTCACCGTCCTTGCCGATGCCTACGACGAGGAGGAAGTGGAAGGCGAGACGCGGGTCCTGTTGCGCCTCCACCCGAAGCTCGCCCCCATCAAGATCGGGGTTTTCCCCTTGGTCAAGCGGGATGGGATGCCCGAGGTGGCGCGGAAGATCGAGAAGGAGCTGCGTCGCTACTGGATGGTTTTCTACGACGAGTCCGGCGCCATCGGTCGTCGCTACAGACGGCAGGACGAGATCGGGACGCCCTTCTGCGTGACGGTCGACTCGCAGACTCTCCAGGATCAGACCGTTACCGTCCGGGAGCGCGACTCGATGCGGCAGGAGCGCGTGCACATGGATCGCTTGGTGGAGTACTTCCGCCAGAAGCTCGATTGA
- the recO gene encoding DNA repair protein RecO, which translates to MAIEKGEGIVLRVRPQGETSKLVYLYTESLGRLAFLAKGARLPKSKFAGSLDTGNRIAVVYYSRERRELNYLSHAEILERFPRVQTDISRLAIAEQAFEILLQFGTAGEASPRIYRLLLDLLRGLERADRGFRSIGRSFLLHFLEVAGFRPNLESCSACGAGTVGETAVFEIDRGGYVCSNCRARSAMALTVLGRTVEWARWLLAVPPSKAAVPLHRTVGEELDRWLGMYLSYHMEGAEQLSTLRYREKFTQAPAQKRDGSVGDGKEEQD; encoded by the coding sequence TTGGCGATCGAGAAAGGCGAAGGCATCGTCCTCCGAGTGCGCCCCCAGGGAGAGACGAGCAAGCTCGTGTATCTGTACACCGAGAGCCTGGGGCGGCTTGCGTTCCTTGCGAAGGGGGCCCGTTTGCCGAAAAGCAAGTTTGCCGGTTCGCTGGACACCGGGAATCGGATTGCGGTGGTCTACTACTCCCGGGAACGGCGCGAGCTGAACTATCTGAGTCACGCCGAGATCCTGGAGAGATTCCCGCGGGTACAGACGGACATTTCGCGTCTGGCCATTGCCGAGCAGGCTTTCGAGATCCTCCTCCAGTTCGGTACGGCGGGCGAGGCGAGCCCTCGAATCTATCGCTTGCTCCTTGATCTCTTGCGAGGGCTGGAGCGCGCCGATCGAGGTTTTCGGAGCATAGGGCGCAGCTTTCTCCTGCACTTCCTGGAGGTGGCGGGATTTCGGCCGAACCTGGAGTCGTGTTCGGCGTGCGGGGCGGGGACGGTGGGGGAGACGGCGGTCTTCGAGATCGATCGGGGCGGCTACGTGTGCTCGAACTGTCGGGCGCGCAGTGCGATGGCCCTCACGGTTCTCGGCCGGACGGTGGAGTGGGCGCGCTGGCTCTTGGCAGTCCCGCCGTCCAAAGCCGCCGTTCCGCTCCACCGGACGGTAGGAGAAGAGCTGGACCGCTGGCTGGGGATGTACCTTTCTTACCATATGGAGGGGGCCGAGCAACTGAGCACCCTGCGCTATCGAGAGAAATTCACGCAGGCTCCGGCCCAGAAGCGGGATGGATCCGTGGGAGATGGAAAGGAGGAGCAAGATTAG
- a CDS encoding TatD family hydrolase, which yields MGPDRTRTLAVDTHAHLDFGDFDADREEVLQRARECGIGAIVNVGTDAKSSQASVALAEKHPEVWAAVGIHPHDAGEARLEEIEQIAELAAHSKVIAIGEIGLDFYRDLSPREKQRDVFARLLGLARQTGLPVIIHSRAAHEETLEMVRREAAEGSLRGVFHCFSGDQRVAEQVLDLGFYISFCGNLTFKNSRLVDVLRAVPDERLLLETDSPFLAPEPHRGKRNEPAYLHFTVRKIAEVKGLSPAEVLSRTTANAIALFGLPESLAAETLGTG from the coding sequence ATGGGTCCCGATCGCACGCGTACGTTGGCCGTAGACACCCACGCGCATCTGGATTTCGGGGACTTTGACGCGGACCGGGAAGAGGTGCTCCAAAGGGCCCGCGAGTGCGGAATCGGCGCGATCGTGAATGTCGGAACCGATGCGAAATCGAGCCAGGCCAGCGTCGCCCTGGCAGAGAAGCATCCGGAGGTGTGGGCCGCCGTCGGGATCCACCCACACGATGCGGGTGAAGCCAGGCTTGAGGAGATCGAGCAAATCGCGGAGCTTGCCGCGCATTCGAAGGTGATCGCAATCGGGGAGATCGGGCTCGATTTCTACCGCGATCTTTCCCCGAGGGAAAAGCAGAGAGACGTGTTCGCCCGCCTTCTCGGTCTCGCTCGCCAGACGGGCCTGCCCGTGATCATCCATTCGCGAGCGGCCCACGAGGAGACCCTGGAAATGGTCAGACGGGAGGCAGCCGAAGGCTCCTTGCGAGGCGTCTTCCACTGCTTCTCCGGGGACCAGCGGGTGGCGGAACAGGTGCTGGACCTCGGCTTCTACATCTCTTTCTGCGGGAACCTCACGTTCAAGAATTCCCGTCTTGTGGACGTGCTGCGCGCGGTCCCGGACGAGAGGTTGCTTCTCGAGACCGACAGTCCGTTTCTTGCTCCCGAGCCGCACCGCGGCAAGAGAAATGAGCCCGCGTACCTTCATTTCACGGTCCGCAAGATTGCGGAGGTAAAAGGATTGAGCCCCGCTGAGGTTCTGAGCCGAACAACGGCCAATGCCATTGCCCTGTTCGGCCTTCCGGAAAGCTTGGCGGCGGAAACGCTTGGTACGGGTTAA
- a CDS encoding DUF2892 domain-containing protein, whose product MKKNEGLADRVIRILAGIILLYLATALLKGTVAVILGVIGVILLVTGITGFCLLYKLLGISTLKQSG is encoded by the coding sequence ATGAAGAAGAACGAGGGTCTGGCCGACCGGGTAATCCGGATTCTTGCGGGGATCATCCTCTTGTACCTGGCCACAGCGCTCCTGAAAGGTACGGTGGCGGTGATTTTAGGGGTGATCGGTGTGATCTTGTTGGTCACAGGAATCACGGGATTCTGCCTGCTTTACAAGTTGCTGGGCATAAGCACGCTGAAACAGAGCGGCTGA
- a CDS encoding T9SS type A sorting domain-containing protein: MRRGLWVALIVMVILGVATGVSAAQKTYGVLAPAKGAEKSEVIYLTPDEWAALRSASPALGKHAATLGIIDTVWTEKTLSGVNFGFASNDTFAAYFKPPAAMIIKSIGFNAHTWSSSPLSDGITVSLRWALGYHADYPPDSVNARGWIGYWQDGQWVHNTFAPQPPLGEMFWGDIPWTVDENAIEEVPTIYMGVEPDVGRRDFFVVIVPYGGPEGAYVGFDAGTATNIAARGLKYYQGPGTSGKRGWHIRSYGWWTYCVVEFYENTPPAISGLTQIVSTYNPNKPFKARCEITDIDASDPTKAGVDKAYLVWKTASKVDSALMVNVEGNIWEGQITGVGVGDEIEYWVGAKDKGGLYAKSGSRRFRIAQPEHPNADLLLCFQNALNPNFFEDVLDNLGYVYEVWDVEENYGIDESVTGFGWKTIFVVGWGASSVPTRAYAGNPFATFLQNGGNLFLSDMDYFYGNGEPATPTFQAGEFAYDFFGIAGGENDPGANLDSVFVGVAGDPISGDFATDPLRMTWWAYANYRGYNWTDYLTPAAATAIFTAESGKTVGVRYQGANFKTVNLAFMADCVGEATPSPQLATLVRNVLNWFGTSPGVGVAEAGEQVPHSYSLSQNYPNPFNPTTTIEYSLAKAGQVRLTVYNVLGQKVATLVDGYKPAGQHRVTFDARNLPSGIYFYKLEAGDYQAIHKMVLNR, translated from the coding sequence ATGCGCAGAGGGCTATGGGTTGCGCTGATAGTGATGGTAATCCTCGGGGTGGCCACGGGGGTGAGTGCTGCGCAGAAAACCTACGGAGTGCTGGCTCCCGCCAAAGGTGCCGAGAAGAGCGAGGTGATTTATCTGACTCCGGACGAGTGGGCCGCACTGCGCAGCGCTTCTCCCGCTCTCGGCAAGCACGCCGCCACCCTGGGCATCATCGACACGGTGTGGACAGAGAAGACCCTCAGCGGCGTGAATTTTGGCTTCGCCAGTAACGACACCTTCGCGGCCTACTTCAAGCCGCCGGCCGCGATGATCATCAAGTCCATCGGCTTCAACGCTCACACCTGGTCTAGTAGTCCTCTGTCGGATGGAATCACCGTCAGTTTGCGCTGGGCTCTGGGTTACCACGCCGATTACCCGCCCGATAGCGTGAACGCCAGGGGCTGGATTGGCTACTGGCAGGATGGGCAGTGGGTTCACAATACCTTTGCGCCCCAGCCACCGCTCGGGGAGATGTTCTGGGGTGATATTCCGTGGACTGTGGACGAGAACGCGATCGAGGAAGTCCCAACCATCTACATGGGTGTGGAGCCCGACGTTGGGCGGCGTGACTTCTTCGTGGTCATTGTGCCCTACGGTGGTCCTGAGGGTGCGTACGTAGGTTTTGACGCGGGAACGGCCACGAACATTGCCGCACGGGGCCTCAAGTACTATCAGGGACCCGGAACCTCGGGCAAGCGCGGTTGGCACATCCGGAGCTATGGCTGGTGGACCTACTGCGTCGTGGAATTCTACGAGAACACCCCGCCAGCGATTAGCGGCCTTACCCAGATCGTGAGCACCTATAACCCGAACAAGCCATTCAAGGCTCGCTGCGAGATCACGGACATCGATGCCTCTGACCCGACCAAAGCCGGAGTCGACAAGGCCTACTTGGTCTGGAAGACCGCCAGCAAGGTCGACTCGGCCCTCATGGTTAATGTAGAGGGAAACATTTGGGAAGGACAGATTACGGGCGTCGGTGTAGGCGACGAGATCGAATACTGGGTCGGAGCGAAGGATAAGGGTGGCCTCTACGCAAAGTCCGGCTCCCGACGTTTCCGGATCGCTCAGCCTGAGCACCCCAACGCGGATCTCCTCCTCTGCTTCCAGAATGCTCTCAACCCCAATTTCTTCGAAGATGTCCTCGATAACCTCGGCTATGTCTATGAGGTCTGGGACGTCGAAGAGAACTATGGCATTGACGAATCCGTCACCGGGTTCGGATGGAAGACGATCTTCGTTGTGGGCTGGGGAGCGAGCAGCGTTCCCACGCGCGCGTATGCGGGTAACCCCTTCGCCACGTTCCTTCAGAACGGCGGAAACCTGTTCCTCTCCGACATGGACTACTTCTACGGCAACGGCGAGCCGGCGACGCCAACCTTCCAGGCGGGTGAGTTCGCCTACGACTTCTTCGGCATCGCCGGCGGTGAGAACGATCCGGGTGCCAATCTCGATTCGGTCTTCGTGGGCGTGGCCGGCGACCCCATCTCAGGTGATTTCGCCACCGACCCGCTGCGAATGACCTGGTGGGCCTATGCGAATTACCGTGGCTACAACTGGACCGACTATCTCACACCCGCCGCAGCTACAGCGATCTTCACCGCCGAGAGCGGCAAGACGGTCGGTGTTCGTTACCAGGGCGCTAACTTTAAGACCGTGAACCTGGCCTTCATGGCCGACTGCGTTGGAGAGGCCACGCCCAGTCCACAGCTTGCGACCCTGGTTCGAAATGTATTGAACTGGTTTGGAACCAGCCCGGGTGTTGGCGTGGCGGAAGCGGGTGAACAAGTTCCGCATTCCTACAGCCTGAGCCAGAATTATCCGAACCCGTTCAATCCTACTACAACCATCGAGTACAGCCTGGCGAAGGCCGGCCAGGTCAGACTGACGGTCTACAACGTCCTCGGCCAGAAGGTGGCCACCTTGGTGGATGGCTACAAACCCGCGGGTCAGCACCGGGTGACGTTCGATGCCCGCAACCTGCCGAGCGGGATCTACTTCTACAAGCTCGAGGCGGGTGATTACCAGGCCATCCACAAGATGGTCCTGAACCGGTAA
- the rsmA gene encoding 16S rRNA (adenine(1518)-N(6)/adenine(1519)-N(6))-dimethyltransferase RsmA, producing MGRSARQRLGQHFLIDPVVAARIVEHLQLDAARDVVVEVGAGKGALTEWLAPRCAQLIAVELDYRLATDLAEKFRNLPNVRVICGDFLRQDLTEWAGPERRLRVVGNIPYSLTSAIILRLLEPQHRQVLYDAVLTIQQEVAQRVVAERGTKSYGVLSVLCQVLSDPQVLFGIPPRAFRPQPSVSSAVVRWSQFRPESALGVEEGLFRRLVRSAFGQRRKMLRNGLLWLGSDRLARLTAKGWDLSSRPEDLSPSEWLQLSRDVQQLLRSEEAGELSGSSVDWACEVEAGKAHGPV from the coding sequence GTGGGCAGATCAGCGCGACAACGGTTGGGACAGCACTTCCTGATCGACCCCGTCGTGGCAGCGAGAATCGTGGAGCACTTGCAGTTGGACGCTGCGCGCGACGTGGTCGTGGAGGTGGGAGCTGGAAAGGGTGCCCTCACGGAATGGCTCGCTCCACGGTGTGCCCAGCTGATCGCCGTGGAGTTGGACTACCGGCTCGCCACAGACCTGGCCGAGAAGTTTCGCAACCTGCCGAACGTCCGGGTGATTTGCGGTGACTTTCTGCGGCAGGATTTGACCGAGTGGGCAGGGCCGGAACGGCGATTGCGGGTGGTGGGAAATATTCCGTATTCCCTCACCAGCGCAATCATCCTGCGCCTTCTGGAGCCCCAGCACCGTCAGGTGTTGTACGACGCTGTCCTGACGATCCAGCAGGAGGTGGCCCAGCGCGTGGTGGCTGAGAGGGGGACCAAGAGCTACGGAGTGCTCTCCGTGCTCTGCCAGGTGCTGTCGGACCCGCAGGTCCTGTTCGGGATCCCGCCGCGCGCGTTTCGACCCCAACCGTCCGTCTCCTCGGCCGTGGTTCGCTGGTCTCAATTCCGGCCGGAGAGCGCTCTTGGGGTGGAGGAAGGTCTGTTTCGGAGGCTGGTGCGCTCTGCCTTTGGCCAAAGGCGTAAGATGCTACGAAACGGACTTCTTTGGCTCGGTTCGGACCGCCTCGCCCGGTTGACGGCCAAAGGTTGGGACCTCAGCAGCCGCCCAGAGGATCTGTCCCCTTCGGAGTGGCTCCAGCTCTCGAGGGACGTTCAGCAGTTGTTGCGGTCAGAAGAAGCGGGCGAGCTAAGCGGGTCCTCGGTGGACTGGGCCTGCGAGGTTGAGGCAGGGAAAGCCCACGGACCCGTCTGA
- a CDS encoding DUF3536 domain-containing protein produces MAEEGTRFLIIHAHFYQPPRENPWTGEIMREESAAPYHDWNERILRECYRPNSASRILDGRGRVLDIVNNYRRISFNFGPTLAQWLQAQAPEVYNRVLEADRQSLALNNGHGNAIAQAYNHMILPLANERDLQTQIVWGLADFRHRFGREPEAMWLPETAVSRRVLEALAEHGMKYVILSPFQARRIRKLDGRGRWIDVAGGRVDSRRPYRWRGSGGREIDVLFYHGDLSQQVSFGDLLTNAGRLANAIMAAYSETGKRDQLVLIATDGETYGHHKPFGDMALAYLLEMEVPRMRVQLVNPAAYLERCRPEWEVEIDEGPDGLGSSWSCAHGVGRWFRDCGCSTGGKPGWHQRWRGPLRQALDFLRDELARIFEEHGEPIFGDPWRARDGYISVVLDRSPDSVQRFLAEYAPGAKTRDQQVQALKLLEMQRQAMLMYTSCGWFFADISGLESQQVLRYAARALDLAADFGAGNLEGEFLQLLERAPSNVAEIGNGRTVWERLIRPSAVDYRKVVHSFAVRLILDGAARKEVLYGWRLEPESVERFVQDERILLAGTIRAQNQTTWEQRRVHFAELLSGGGELRGFAVPAEEQPAWHQKLAPVRSGAVDPEDWMDELAAVLGTSPLRLQDLPVEDRARVVQSLVAKKLATLDAQLEDFYREHEPLVQTLAECRYELPDEIALAARVALSRRITRVLRESLPDVDSVSLGQVFTWFDLAGKLGIRIELEEPREVMARAARELQVRIEQEWRVDPCVSLIRLLEAARRLRLGLDETELQEWYWFALRSRIESLVSEISDRSGSQRRYVLASALLRLGATLNLNVDDLREPLRPIEEALSRDPDYWP; encoded by the coding sequence ATGGCCGAAGAGGGAACCCGCTTCCTGATCATCCATGCCCATTTCTACCAGCCACCCCGGGAGAATCCGTGGACCGGAGAGATCATGCGGGAGGAGAGCGCCGCCCCATATCATGATTGGAACGAGAGGATCTTGCGGGAGTGCTACCGCCCGAACTCCGCATCCCGGATCCTGGACGGCCGGGGGAGAGTGTTGGACATCGTCAACAATTACCGCCGCATCAGTTTCAATTTCGGCCCGACCCTGGCGCAGTGGCTCCAAGCGCAGGCGCCGGAGGTGTACAACAGGGTTCTGGAGGCCGACCGGCAGAGCCTCGCGCTGAACAACGGACACGGCAACGCCATCGCTCAGGCCTACAACCACATGATTCTGCCTCTGGCCAATGAGCGCGACCTGCAGACCCAGATCGTCTGGGGACTGGCGGATTTCCGCCACCGCTTCGGGAGGGAACCGGAGGCCATGTGGCTCCCGGAGACCGCCGTGAGCCGAAGGGTATTGGAGGCCCTTGCCGAGCACGGGATGAAGTACGTCATCCTCTCCCCTTTCCAGGCCCGGCGCATTCGGAAGCTGGATGGGCGGGGGCGCTGGATCGATGTGGCAGGCGGGAGGGTAGATTCCCGGAGACCTTATCGCTGGCGGGGGAGTGGCGGCAGAGAGATCGACGTGCTGTTCTATCATGGGGACCTCTCGCAGCAGGTGAGCTTCGGCGACCTTCTGACCAACGCCGGCCGCCTGGCAAATGCGATCATGGCCGCTTACTCCGAGACAGGAAAGAGAGACCAGCTTGTGCTCATTGCCACCGATGGCGAGACCTATGGCCATCACAAGCCCTTCGGCGATATGGCCCTTGCCTACCTCCTGGAGATGGAGGTTCCGAGGATGCGGGTACAGCTGGTCAATCCTGCTGCCTATTTGGAGCGCTGCCGTCCCGAATGGGAGGTGGAAATTGACGAAGGGCCGGATGGGCTGGGGAGCTCCTGGAGCTGCGCCCATGGCGTAGGGAGGTGGTTCCGGGACTGCGGATGCAGCACCGGAGGGAAGCCGGGCTGGCACCAGCGGTGGCGAGGACCCCTGCGGCAGGCGCTGGACTTCTTGAGGGACGAGCTGGCTCGCATCTTCGAAGAGCACGGAGAACCGATTTTCGGTGACCCGTGGCGAGCGCGTGACGGGTACATTTCGGTGGTCCTGGATCGGTCGCCTGACAGTGTACAGCGCTTCCTCGCCGAATATGCGCCGGGCGCGAAGACGAGGGACCAACAGGTGCAGGCCTTGAAGCTCCTCGAGATGCAGCGCCAGGCGATGCTGATGTACACCAGCTGCGGCTGGTTCTTCGCCGACATCTCCGGCCTCGAGAGCCAGCAAGTGCTGCGCTATGCGGCGCGAGCGCTCGATCTGGCCGCGGACTTCGGAGCGGGAAACCTGGAGGGAGAGTTTCTACAGCTCCTGGAAAGAGCGCCCAGTAATGTGGCAGAGATCGGAAACGGCAGAACGGTGTGGGAACGTCTGATCCGTCCCAGTGCTGTGGACTACCGCAAAGTGGTCCACAGTTTTGCTGTCCGCTTGATTCTCGACGGTGCCGCCAGGAAAGAAGTCCTGTACGGCTGGAGGCTCGAGCCGGAATCCGTGGAAAGGTTCGTACAGGACGAGCGGATTCTTCTCGCCGGAACAATCCGTGCCCAAAACCAGACCACGTGGGAACAGCGGCGCGTCCACTTTGCAGAGCTCTTGTCAGGTGGCGGAGAGCTTCGGGGATTCGCCGTGCCGGCCGAAGAGCAGCCGGCATGGCACCAGAAGCTGGCCCCCGTGCGGTCGGGCGCCGTGGATCCCGAAGATTGGATGGACGAGCTGGCTGCTGTGCTCGGTACATCGCCATTGCGCCTTCAGGATTTGCCCGTGGAGGATCGTGCCAGGGTGGTACAGAGCCTGGTGGCCAAGAAGTTGGCGACCTTGGATGCCCAGCTCGAGGACTTCTATCGAGAACACGAGCCCCTGGTTCAGACCCTCGCCGAATGCAGGTACGAGCTGCCGGACGAGATCGCCTTAGCGGCACGCGTGGCCCTTTCCCGCCGCATCACAAGGGTGCTGAGAGAATCCCTTCCGGATGTCGACTCCGTTAGCTTAGGGCAGGTATTCACGTGGTTTGACCTGGCTGGCAAATTGGGGATTCGTATCGAACTGGAGGAGCCGCGCGAGGTGATGGCTCGAGCCGCCCGGGAGCTTCAGGTCCGTATCGAGCAGGAGTGGCGGGTGGACCCCTGCGTGAGCCTGATCCGCCTTCTGGAAGCGGCGCGCCGTCTGCGGCTCGGCCTGGACGAAACGGAGCTGCAAGAATGGTACTGGTTCGCCCTGCGAAGCCGAATAGAGTCGCTGGTGAGCGAAATCTCCGACCGCTCAGGTTCCCAGCGTCGCTACGTCTTGGCCTCTGCACTCTTGCGTCTGGGCGCTACCCTGAATCTCAACGTGGACGACCTAAGAGAGCCTCTACGACCCATCGAAGAGGCTCTCAGCCGGGACCCCGACTATTGGCCATGA